From a region of the Alnus glutinosa chromosome 1, dhAlnGlut1.1, whole genome shotgun sequence genome:
- the LOC133858562 gene encoding probable glutathione S-transferase, translating into MASQDVKLLGFWVSPFSRRVEWALKLKGVDYEYVEEDIFNKSPLLLQLNPVHKKVPVLVHDQKVVAESYVILEYIDETWKQSPLLPQDPYERAKARFWARFGEEKLLEPAWSAVCSQGEEKEKAVKSAIEAMEKIEEEIKGKKFFGGESIGYLDIALGWISYWLPVWDEVIGSMQIFDPRTFPATTSWMNDFLNHPIIKDNIPPRHKMFLYCQDRSKVLSSVPPSSVP; encoded by the exons ATGGCAAGCCAGGATGTGAAGCTTTTGGGATTTTGGGTTAGCCCATTTTCCCGGCGGGTTGAATGGGCTCTGAAGCTCAAGGGTGTTGATTATGAGTACGTTGAAGAAGACATCTTTAACAAGAGCCCTCTTCTCTTGCAGCTGAACCCTGTTCACAAAAAGGTTCCAGTTCTGGTACATGACCAGAAAGTGGTCGCCGAATCTTACGTTATTCTTGAGTACATCGACGAGACATGGAAACAGAGTCCATTGCTGCCTCAAGATCCTTATGAAAGAGCCAAAGCGCGATTTTGGGCCAGATTTGGAGAAGAGAAG CTTTTGGAACCTGCATGGAGTGCTGTGTGTTCCCagggagaggaaaaagaaaaggcagtgAAATCAGCCATAGAGGCCATGGAAAAGATAGAGGAAGAGATCAAAGGGAAGAAGTTTTTCGGAGGGGAGAGCATTGGGTATTTGGACATTGCATTGGGGTGGATCTCTTACTGGCTCCCTGTTTGGGACGAAGTGATCGGGTCAATGCAGATTTTCGACCCACGAACATTTCCTGCCACCACTTCATGGATGAACGACTTTCTCAATCACCCAATCATCAAGGACAACATACCACCTAGGCACAAAATGTTTCTTTATTGTCAAGATCGCAGCAAAGTATTGTCCTCTGTTCCTCCATCATCAGTGCCTTAA
- the LOC133873820 gene encoding probable glutathione S-transferase, whose amino-acid sequence MASQDVKLLGFWVSPFSRRVEWALKLKGLDYEYVEEDIFNKSPLLLQLNPVHKKIPVLVHDQKVVAESFVILEYIDETWKQSPLLPQDPYERAKARFWARFGDEKLLEAAWSAMCSLGEEKEKAVKLAIEAMEKIEEEIKGKKFFGGESIGYLDIALGWISYWLPVWDEVGSMQIFDPRTFPAITSWTSNFLNHPIIKENIPPRDKMFLYFHGRSKALSSVRPSSVA is encoded by the exons ATGGCAAGCCAGGATGTGAAGCTTTTGGGATTTTGGGTTAGCCCATTTTCCCGGCGGGTTGAATGGGCTCTGAAACTCAAGGGTCTTGATTATGAGTACGTTGAAGAAGACATCTTTAACAAGAGCCCTCTTCTCTTGCAGCTGAACCCTGTTCACAAAAAGATTCCAGTTCTGGTACATGACCAGAAAGTGGTCGCCGAATCTTTCGTTATTCTTGAGTACATCGACGAGACCTGGAAACAGAGTCCATTGCTGCCTCAAGATCCTTATGAAAGAGCCAAAGCGCGATTTTGGGCCAGATTTGGAGACGAGAAG CTTTTAGAAGCTGCATGGAGTGCTATGTGTTCCCtgggagaggaaaaagaaaaggcagtgAAATTAGCCATAGAGGCCATGGAAAAGATAGAGGAAGAGATCAAAGGGAAGAAGTTTTTCGGAGGGGAGAGCATTGGGTATTTGGACATTGCATTGGGGTGGATCTCTTACTGGCTCCCTGTTTGGGACGAAGTCGGGTCAATGCAGATTTTCGACCCACGAACATTTCCTGCCATCACTTCATGGACGAGCAACTTTCTCAATCACCCGATCATCAAGGAAAACATACCACCTAGGGACAAaatgtttctttattttcatgGTCGCAGCAAAGCATTGTCCTCTGTTCGTCCATCATCAGTGGCTTAA
- the LOC133858561 gene encoding 11S globulin-like — MAYSSLLSLSLCLFVLFHGCFAQIEQVPWRAQRQQQQRFQTECRIDNLNAQEPSQRFESEAGVTEYWDQNDQQFQCAGVSLVRHNIHRRGLLLPSFSNAPQLIYVVQGRGVQGAAIPGCPETFQSDSSSQSRGSRRSQQRSKDQHQKVRQIREGDILALPAGVAHWIYNDGDSQLVLVSLLDTSNQANQLDENARKFYLAGNPQQQQEQQQGGRQRQRQREGQSRSERGSRQSGSNIFNGFDQEFLEDSFNIENELARKLQSRDDRRGRIVLVEDELRVLSPQSQEEEREREEGRRWERDDNGVEETFCTLRLRHNIGDPRRADVYNPRGGRITSLNSLNLPILRYLQLSAERGVLYKNAIFAPHYNLNSHSVIYGIRGNGRIQVVRDDGENVFDGELREGQVLTVPQNFAVIKKAGNEGFEWVAFKTNDYAKINQLAGRLSAIRAIPEDVLINSYRINREQARMLKYNREESTVLSSESGPRRRD, encoded by the exons ATGGCTTACTCTTCTTTGCTCTCTCTGAGCCTTTGCCTTTTCGTTCTCTTCCATGGCTGCTTTGCTCAGATAGAGCAAGTTCCATGGCGAGCCCAGCGCCAGCAGCAGCAACGGTTCCAGACCGAGTGCCGCATCGACAACTTAAATGCTCAAGAACCCTCTCAGAGATTCGAGTCCGAGGCCGGTGTCACCGAATACTGGGACCAAAACGATCAACAGTTCCAGTGTGCTGGAGTGTCTCTGGTCCGTCACAATATCCACCGTAGAGGCTTGTTGTTGCCCTCATTCTCCAATGCACCTCAGCTCATCTATGTTGTCCAAG GTAGAGGTGTTCAGGGAGCTGCAATCCCAGGTTGTCCTGAGACGTTCCAATCGGATTCTTCATCGCAGTCTAGAGGAAGTCGGAGATCACAACAAAGGAGCAAAGACCAGCACCAGAAGGTTCGACAAATCCGGGAGGGTGACATCCTTGCTCTGCCGGCCGGAGTGGCTCATTGGATCTATAATGACGGCGATTCCCAGCTTGTTTTGGTCTCACTCCTCGACACCTCCAATCAGGCCAACCAGCTCGACGAGAACGCAAGG AAATTCTACCTCGCTGGGAAcccacaacaacaacaagaacaACAACAAGGTGgcagacagagacagagacagagagagggcCAGAGCCGCAGCGAGAGAGGCAGCCGGCAAAGTGGCAGCAACATCTTCAATGGATTCGACCAGGAGTTTCTGGAGGACTCTTTCAATATTGAGAACGAGTTGGCGAGGAAGCTACAGAGCCGAGATGATCGGAGGGGAAGAATCGTCCTCGTTGAGGATGAGCTTCGGGTTCTGAGCCCACAAAgccaagaagaagaacgagagcgCGAAGAGGGACGACGATGGGAAAGAGACGACAATGGCGTCGAGGAAACCTTCTGCACGCTCAGGCTCAGACACAACATTGGTGACCCACGACGCGCTGATGTGTACAACCCACGTGGCGGTCGCATCACCAGCCTCAACAGCCTCAACCTCCCCATCCTTAGGTACCTCCAGCTCAGTGCCGAGAGAGGTGTCCTCTACAAG AATGCAATCTTCGCACCGCACTACAACTTGAACAGCCACAGCGTGATTTATGGGATTAGGGGCAACGGCAGGATTCAGGTGGTGAGAGACGACGGAGAGAACGTATTTGACGGGGAGCTCCGAGAGGGTCAGGTTCTGACGGTGCCACAGAACTTTGCTGTGATTAAGAAGGCAGGAAATGAGGGATTCGAGTGGGTGGCCTTCAAGACTAACGACTACGCTAAGATAAACCAACTTGCGGGAAGGCTGTCGGCGATCCGGGCAATTCCAGAGGATGTGCTAATAAACTCATACCGCATTAACAGGGAGCAAGCAAGAATGTTGAAGTATAACAGGGAGGAGTCGACTGTGTTGAGCTCCGAATCCGGGCCACGGAGGAGGGACTAA